Sequence from the Polypterus senegalus isolate Bchr_013 chromosome 3, ASM1683550v1, whole genome shotgun sequence genome:
TCCTGTACTACAAATGTGCCAGATGTATCAATTTAAAAGCACAGCAATGCTTGATGTTTAATGGCATAATTTTGACAAAGCTCATGAGATTTCTGAACACTGTAGTTAAATTAATACTAAGATCTAACATATTTTCCCCTATACTGCTGAGAACATTGATTTATTCATGTGAAACTgagtacaggaaaaaaaatgatatgtGTTTACATGCTGATAATTTTAAATAGACTGTTTAAATTTATTGGCAcaaaaataatagaattaaaggAGCTTCAGTTTACTACATCTAAAAACCACCCTTAGCTGTATTGTTGAAACCCTAAACAGTATCCAATAGAAAACTTTGATATTTATATTGGGCTGGTGAGAAGGTAAGCAAAAAGACATCTTGACATGTTAATTTTGCTTCGCCTGAATAATTATATTCATTTAGGTGACCAAGATAACTTGGTTGTTCTTTTCTAAAGATGGCatacatgaaaaaaagaaagcagcatgAGAGTAAACATAGTACAGTAATGtgaatatatctacagtatagcAATGAACATGTCAAATCAGACTAGGCAAAAACATTGAGCTAAATCACAAACTATTTTGATAGCAGCCCTCAAATGAGTTATAATGTAATGTGTTTATCTCCACAGCTTTAGATGGGGATGACTGTTAAAGGTGAGAATAAACAAGGAGGCAAAACAGAGAGTTTGAGTGTCTGGTAACATTTACCAACTAGTGTTCAATATTTATTGTTTGCAGAACAATGGAGCAAAAATGACACCTAATGAACTATAGTATCCATCATAGTAGTTGTTTCTGAGGTATTTTGACTTAATGATGACTTATAATGGAAGGTATTATAGAAATCATGCAATTCCAGGATAATTAATGTTAGTTTTATCATGATTATTAGAATTTTAAGTAAAGCTGTCATCTTGAAAACTACTGTGTAGATACATTAAGTATACCAAAACCTATAATAATTTGTAAGcaggaacattttttttaatttaaattatgcaaAATGATTGAAAAAGTAAACCAGTAATcttctgaaaatataaaattcagAAGAATTTTTAAGCATATTGTGGAATCCATTTATGAACAACTCCActattttaaaacaaagcaatGACAGTCAATGAACTTAACAGATTTGCATAcaaatttcaatttattatttgccTTTactaaaaaattctgaaatatacAATGGAAAGTCAAGATTAAATTATCTCCCAATAAAGTACTTCAAAATCCAAAACGTTAATTTGAACCAGCATTAAAGGAGGACTCCCATGTAAACACGAAATCATTAAGAGTATTCTTAGCACTAGCACCAGTAAACTGAAAAGTCATTAAAAATTTAATGCTATATATACCTTTGTATTGCAgtattttaaatgctttaatttcttttaatatgtTTCTACACTCAAATATCAGCATATAATAATTGGACTATAAAAAATCATTTCACTTTTCAATTAGTGGTCTGGAAGCAAATTACTCAGTGATGATTCagtattacatattttaaatgttaccAAGAGTCTAAGAGATTTTTGAAACCATGGATAAAATAAAGCATACATTATTGGATTCATTGTTGAATTAAGATACACTAGCCAAATAAGGACTATAGATACAATGGGAGGTGCTGAAAAATTTGAGAAAAGATTAATAATTGTAAAGACATACATTGGAgacaaacaaagtaaaaacacaacCACAACtattcctaatgtttttgctgcttttctttcGGTTTTCTTTTTGATGGCTTTTTTACCCTCTTCAAAGGCTTTTTTTTGTGCTGAAATTGCATGTGCATGCCGAGTTGCAACTATAAGTATTTTGGTGTACAAAGCAGCCATTATAAAAACAGGTAAGATAAAACCACATATGGGATCAACTATTGCCCAAGTTGAATTGTTTACAAGAAGACAGTCACCAGGGCATGTGTCGATTCCTGAAACTCCATCTGTACTACCATGAGAAAGAACATAGATACACGCATACAGCAAAGTTAAGAGCCAGATAGTTCCAACTGCTACCCAGGACAAATGGACTGTAATCTTTGTAGAATACAATAATGGATCTGATACAGCAAAATAGCGATCAATAGCAATCAGCaccaaattaaaaacagaaacagtagTTAGCATGGTAAGAACACCTGTATATATGTAACACATTACATCTCCAAAATACCAACATGTTTCAATTGACTGAATCAGCATAAAAGGCATAATAGCAACTCCTATTAAAAAGTCTGCAGCAGCAAGTGAGAGAATAAGGAAGTTTGTTGGTGTATGGAGCTGCttgaaatgagaaatagaaataatTACCACCAAATTTCCAGAAAATGTAACCATCACTGCAGCTGCtccaaaaatataaagaattacagaTGAAGATTTTGATCTGTACTGtttaatgcaagaaatgttgtctgaatGGAAACAGTACTGAATAGATTGATTATCCTGTACCTCAGCTAAATCCATTATAAATTATTACTCAGGGTAGTGATAAATAGGGCATAGCTGTCCTTTTTTGTAAGTTttgtgaaatatatttatttcattctcCTTTTGGTATTTATATATGTCAGATAATCCCTCAGGTGCTCATTAAAATTTGCACTGAACAGAATGTAGTATTGTGGGTCATATTAAtctgaaatgtatgcaatgagGTGAAATCTTTAACTCAATAAAATAGTTTTCTCAGTAATTAGATGTTAATGTCTGTATTTCCACATTTGTAACAtctgttattattaattaaatactgCATGTGACCAAGCAGACAATATAAAATAGACACACAATAATTATCCATGATAATTTTCCCTGTACTTATTTCTGTATCCAATGCATTATCCAATATAATTGCATTAATTGCAATCATaataaagtggattcagaaaatattaagaccccttcactttctgcacactttatttttttaatttaactttaaatgtttttgaaaaagatgagcaaatttatttaaaaaaatctaaaagtgaAATCTTCCATTTCATAAACGTCAAGTAAAGTCGCTTTACTGTCACACCATCTATACACAGTATTGTAGCATACATAAAATATAagcattcagaccttttgctgttgcactccaaattgtggtcaggtgcatcctgcttgctttaattatccttgagatgtgtcaagGACTTGATACTTGTGacaaaattgaattgattggacctAGATTAGAGAGGCACACATCTGTATTTGTgaagtttaaggaaaaaaaagaaagaaaatagataaaactatttctttttatatatgtttttattgactttaactagaaacagataacattccatacagtcaagtgaaatttaacaaatcaaagcaaaattttactcccacccaagagaaagagagaggagccaaGAACTGAAGATACTCTATAATAGGAGCTTATTCTAATATGTTATtgaaagcttattctaaaatgttattactttgtaattagatcctgccatattttaataaagttttgaccAGATCCATTAAGTtataatttgactttttccaataTTAAGTATTGTACagtagaacatcagttacccactgatggTGATTGGGTGGGATTCCTCCAgttcagcaagataagtctatgtgctagcaGTGTAGTAAcagaaattacagtttgtttgtccttctccacttaaaGGTCATTTTggaatacaccaaacacagttgttaaagggttaggagtgattgtgacgccaaggctgtctgatcggcatgcaaatatttttgtccaatatgttgttaatttggtgcacacccagaaaatgtggtccagtgaggctggagctagatttcAACATTGATTGGCTGaatcttgccttggaaacattttttaataattttaaatgagatatatCCGCTCAATAAAAGTAttagataaaaatattaaattactgaAAGCTTTACatatatggagctcaagtgaattctgtgcatggctgccttccactccttttctgaaatattgagtaaaaGATCTTTTCCACAATGTACTCTGAGGTCTTTGAAAGGAGgagacttaaaaatatttttataaattgtacagatgctatctgagtcttcaaaactgatcgattcttctggaatagaaaaaggtggaaggtgaggaaaattggaaaGGCTCTTTTTACCATAGCTTCTTGCTTGAAAGTAGTGgcagaattgtgttgatgagaagttgcaTTTGAAGTATATTTATTCATAGggtgcaaagacattatctatgtacaagtctccAGACATCTTACAAACACTGAAAAGTGTATATGTTTGATAAAGTGGAAAAGGTGGTTATTATGTAGAgttgcaacagataaaagcttttctgtctttaagtgcttcctacattggttacatattctgagagaatgaaggatattttttagtgtaatgacagtagtttgtattaactggggcacagagcaaggaatataaagaagtactgcaagattttatttctattgcagaccagacttgtaaaaaaaattcattaaTTTCTATCGATGCCCAGATCtttatagcttgcatattttccacCCAGTAATACAACTGAAAGTAGTGCCATGCCCTCTTCTGCTTCAGGCCATTGTAGAGTcgccctttggatgcgtggatgtttcaaagtccaaataaatgaagttatgattgaatctaacttcataaaaaatgatttgttaatgtatatggggatgctttgaaataggaacaATGTTGATTCCCTCTGCTAATGTAAGGTGGAAGGTAGACCATCTAGTCATGTCTTATTTAACTTTTGCCATGATGAGgatgaaaccatttctaaaggTCTGAGTGTTCCCAGGAACACAATAGCCTTAATAAtgatgaaatggaagaagtttggaaccaccagagcTCTTCTGAGAGTAGTCCCTTTGGCCacactgagtaaccaggcaagaagtaCTTTGGTACGGTTTGGTGACCAAGAAAGtgtaggggtctgaatactttctgaatccactgtatgtatataaatatatatatatcatcacaCACACATGAGTAGGAAGTATCTTCAAGGACTTCTATAATAATTGCAATTCCAATCTGGGTTAGCACCATCATTTACACctttctctctttcattctcaATTGAAGTGCTGTGACATTATTTCTGCATGTGCAAGAAGTCCTGCATTGAGTGCTGGTGTTTAATGATCTTGACCAGGCCATCCATATCCTTCCAGTTTTGGCACATCTGTCAGGAAAGACTTTCTGGAAGTGCATTAATAATGTGGGCATTTGCTATAATCTTGACTACCTTTTCTAAAGAATTCTCCACTATTTTAGCCATCCAGCAAGCTTGCCCCACAGATCAAGCTACTAGGACATGGAAGGTCTTTCAGAGTTGAAACGGCACTCATAGATAGAAGGATATGGATGGCCTGGTCAAGACAATCAAACACCAGCACTCAACAATGCTCACTGAATGAATACTGGAAAGAAACAAGATCAACAAAGCACTGTCATCAGCCTCTGCCATGATTGCTGAAAATGTATTAGATAAAAAAGAGAGTGAAGCGAACCATCTGTGTCAGTAAGCTCTCAAAGCTTCTTCAGCCAATTTGTTGAAATCACTGCTGAGTGATGGGGTCATATCCTTTTTTTGTAGCATTTGAAAGGGTGTCTTCTAAATAGAGGTATTTCCCTCTTTTATTAGCCAGGGAAAAATCTAAATTCTGTAGTTTTAGAATCATACCAGAGAGAAGAAGCTATATGGAGAGGCTTGCTGTGGATTGTTACCAGTGTCTGAGAGTCTGTTTTCAATGTTGTAGATTCCAAATATGTGTAGTCAGAAAATTTATGACATGCAAAAATGACCACCAACAATTTCTTTTCAACCTGAACATAGCTttttcctcgcagttaggagacttgggttcgcttccttggtccaccctgagtggagtttgcatggtctccttttgtctgtgtgggtttcctccaggtgctccagtttcctcccacagtccaaagacatgcaggttaggtgcattggcgatcctaaattgatgTGTGgggatgtgtgtgtttgccccgcggtaggctggcgctctgcccgcaGTTTGTTCCTGCGTTGCAcgctttgttggctgggattggctccagcagacccctgtgaccctgtgttaggatatagcaggttgaataatggatggatggatgttaaa
This genomic interval carries:
- the LOC120526551 gene encoding trace amine-associated receptor 13c-like produces the protein MDLAEVQDNQSIQYCFHSDNISCIKQYRSKSSSVILYIFGAAAVMVTFSGNLVVIISISHFKQLHTPTNFLILSLAAADFLIGVAIMPFMLIQSIETCWYFGDVMCYIYTGVLTMLTTVSVFNLVLIAIDRYFAVSDPLLYSTKITVHLSWVAVGTIWLLTLLYACIYVLSHGSTDGVSGIDTCPGDCLLVNNSTWAIVDPICGFILPVFIMAALYTKILIVATRHAHAISAQKKAFEEGKKAIKKKTERKAAKTLGIVVVVFLLCLSPMYVFTIINLFSNFSAPPIVSIVLIWLVYLNSTMNPIMYALFYPWFQKSLRLLVTFKICNTESSLSNLLPDH